In Lolium rigidum isolate FL_2022 chromosome 3, APGP_CSIRO_Lrig_0.1, whole genome shotgun sequence, the genomic window GCTGAAAGAGTGAGGGTTAGTAGACAGACTTtcacccaaatatgcgccaggtttgcgtctccacggacgctcGGCGATCGCGcggagtgtccgccgaaaaagacgtaggacccgtgCGTCAGTGGCAGGAGGTCaatattattcccgccactggccattcccgtcgaacatgctattaacaaccccgtaagcggcgctAGCATGATGACAGTGGTAAACATGATACAACCAACATCATTCTACACTATTTGCTGGGACCTACTCAAGAACAACAATAAGTGGATGACAAGCTTTGCGGCCTACaacgaagctgtgaggaatgggacagcgatcaacctcgacggcgaagacgacgatcaaggccgtccagcccttccacctcgtccacgaggccataaggctaccaaggccgatcttgttCGGGAGGcgcaggccttgttgtgccccttttggactccactttgcgccgtgACATGTGCGAAGTGTGATGAACTTTTTTTCAGCCCTCAATTTTGCGGCTGTAAAATTTCGtgcaaatttgtttcagtccattttTTGAATTCTTGCCTGCGCCgaatatgcgtcgccccgctggagctagccccagacgcaaacggacgcgcgaccatttccgcgtccgtCAGACGACGCAAACGGATAACCGCGAACATTTTGGGTCgctgaaatgcgtcgcgccgctggagatgcccttagggggtgtgtgtgtggggggtgggggggggttcATCTCCGGAGCTACAGTACTAATATGAGTTATGTATCTGAAGTTTAGATTCTGAAAGACTACCAAATAATAGTTCAGCTACTTCCTACTGGATACTGTGCAACAAAATGAATATATTTGGAAGACTTCAATAGTCTATTACGTGAATCATTTCGTGTATATATAAGATAGGTCTGCTGCTGATCAATGTAGCTAGTGTGCAGGACAGCGGCTAAGCTAGTGTACACATGCTGTTGATCAAAGAAGCTGCGACAACGCTAGGCTAGCTAGTGTGCAGGCAAATAAATTTGCTTAGGCAGCATGTCCGTATTGTCCAGCGGACAAAGCGGACAGGTGAATGTGTTTACACGGAATCCACGGACAAACAAAttcgcttagggcatctccaaccgggcgacccaaacggacgcgctgggccgtccgttttgggccgtttgggtcgccgctcggacacgcggacagcggcccgcgtccgcgtgtccgtttgggtcgcgcgctgcgcccaacgcgcggacgcatcgcaaattggagaaacacgaaaacaaaatgaaaatggcaaatttaaacgatatttgattaaacatatgccctattttgggcaaatttagtacatagccctattttgggcaaataaaactaacaaaagaagcccctatatgggcttttaaatttaaactaaaatataaacagaaaataaaaaaccctctagggtttggtcggcggcgcggtggccgccggtgcgccgcctagccctcgtgggcgtcgtcggcgacgtcgtcgaggtccccgggcggcgaggcactgttgtggctcgaccgcgccggggactccggccgggagaccacggggcctcctcccacggcgagtgggggtccggagccacccgcgccgcccggaGGCGCTGCCGCctctccgccggcggcgccgcccggcctccggcgccgactcctccggcggcggcacctctcctctcggcggcggctgctgctcggcggcgcggcgcccggcctcctcccgccgcgccgtctcctcctcctcctcccgtcgcgcccggagggcccgggcgtagagctcccggccctccgcgtcctccacctcccgccACGCCGCcctcctccatttcggaggtgcgaatggccgcatggagttgcggccatttcgcctcctcctccgccgccgagatgatgagggcggcgcggaggtccgggtcctcctccgaggactcgggcttgggctcgagcagcagcggcggcggttgcggcaatgccgcgccgcggcgggcggcctctccgatgtggaggccgcctcggtttccgcacgatggtcgcagcgccggcggacgacgCCGGCTgtcgctcgcctcgtcgtcgttggctccggtgAAAACCcgctcggggccatggcggcggtttcggctgcgggagtggagtggggaccggagtggagggccggatcccctccggtccccatttaatagactccccggtcaccgacgggtgggcccaagggagacgaggcgaccggcgcgcggacgcgagcggacggcgcgtgccatccgcggccacgcaaacctagcccagatttgggccgggtttgcgtcgttccggacgccgcggccgtccgcttttgcggtgcgtccccgcgttgggccgggtttttgtccgtttcgacccatccggacgcgcggtcgcgggatgggtcgcccggttggagatgcccttaggcggCTCAGACGGCACACTCAACGGACTCCACGGAGGCGTCCGCCTGCATCCTGAGTGGTGGTGCCATACTGCCATGCGATGCAAAAGGCGGGGTGTTTGTGCGAAGACTTACAGGTGGGCCGTGGGCCGTGGGCGCATCTGTCGTGCATCGACAGGTTGGTCCAGCTTGGTCGGTCTCAAGTCTCAACCATCTTTCTTCTCTCAATCAAAGCAAGCAAGGGATCACCAAAGCTACAAGCTGCTGCCTGCTTCTTCCTCTCCGCGTTCCAACTACCCAGCCAAGACCATGGCCTACCGCCGGAAGCAGCAGGGTCCCGTCggcgccgacgatcgccggactcCCCAACCCCAGGCAAGCGCTCCCTTTTTCTCTTCCCCCTCCTCTGTACCGCCCGATCTCTCCGGTCATCGCTGCCAACTTGCTGCGCTTGCGCCTGTCGCAATCCAATATTATATCGGGATCACATCGCGTCCAACTCGCTGCTACGGCTGCTACGGCTGTTGAGACGATGTGCGATAGTCACGGCCTGATGCGGGTTTTCCCCTCTTGCTTGCCAATTTGGGGGCAGCTCCAGCAGCAGTTCAGCTCATGGCGCAGCAGGTCAATTTGATTCGATCCTGAACATGCCAACTCCGTGGCGTGATAATCGCCGACCGATAATCTCACTCTGATTCCAAATCCATGACCGACATTATTAGCAAGCTATACTGCTATAGCCTTCCTATGCTGTCTGTTTCTGATCTTCAGTTTTAGGTGAATATTAGCATGTCTGTGTCTCACCTAAGAATTACTGTTATTCTTCATGCACTGAAAATGGTTGGTCTGTTTATATAAGTACCTCTGCTGAATTTCTCTGTGCCGTGACAAATGAGCAGGGTTCGGCTGCCTCGTCGTACACGTCAATGGATAGCATGCGTGAGCCTAATAAGCTTGGATTGTGGGGATCTTTGGCAAGAAAAGCCAAGGGGATTCTCGACGAGGATGCTGCCGCGCACAAGTTCGACGACTATGGGAAAGGCCAAACCACTCGCAAGCCTGACTCGTCGATTGGAGCTCAGGTGAGCAACAAAATAGAAATGGAGCATGGTCCGCATACATTGGTGAAAGAAACACAACGAATACAGTCACTCAGTCAGTAAGCTTATTGTGCATTGCCTGTTCCTAGGTGATTTACACCACTCTCTGTTTTTTCTCTTTATTTCAGGCCCCCCAGTCTCGTTGGTCATTCGACAACTATGGAGGGACTGAAAGGAGTGAGCCTCGGAAGAGGTCGGAGGCACTCGCTGCTTCTGTCAACCAGTTTGGTGGAAGAATCAGAAATGCCTTGGAAGTAATGTTCTTTAGCATCATGCAGCTCTATTTATTTCGCGATATCAGTATTGTGTTGTATTTTGGTGGATGAAAGTTTCTATTGAAAATTCAGTATCCTATTGGCTTTCTCCACTAACTTGTTTTTGTCTGTTAACAGGAAGGTCTCATCATTGTCGATAATAAGACATCAAACATAATTGAGGAAACAAAGAAGATACAAATTAGAAGAAAGCCTAATGGTTCCAGTCCGTATATGCAGAACCCTGCTGCAGATACATTCACCCCTCCCAGTTTCTCACAGAAAGCTGAAGCTGCAGCCCAGGAGACCCAATTAAAAGCTTCTCGCGACGTAAGGTGCCATGCCGTTACAGCTCAATTAGGACTATGCTTTATCAGTTCCATTATGGAAAAGCTACTAGACGTTTTCAATGGCAATTTTTTCTTAAAGACGCTTATATTTCCAATAAAGAGACTCATTTTatcttatgaatgaaaaatatttTTGAGAAACAGTAAAGCAATAAGGAAAATAAATACATGACTGCAACTGCAGAACATAGGAAAATTGTAGCAAAATGCTTCGATCCTACGTGAATGAGTAGAAACAAAGTGCTCGGAGTGGATGTCAAAATTCCTGCGGAATTGTTGGCATAGGAAATCAGTTCATAGGATTTTGATAGCATCACCCTTCTGATTCAAAGAGCCTCTATGGAGAATTTCCTAAGGATTGGAATCctacaaaaaaaaaaccctatGGAATTCTTAAAACCCAATGTGGCCATCAATATCTAGATTAGTTTTTCTAATATCATTTCATCTAAGCCAAAGGCAGCATGGCACTAATAATTCTTGGTAGCAATGAACAGAACTGTTATATGCTGAAAGATATTTGTGTTAACTACTAAGTTCTTGGTTTTGGCTATCTATATATGATTCAAAATATGCCATGTCTACTTTTCACTACCCATTTAGACAACAACACTGCATAGATTCAGATATGGTCATTTGTAATATATGTGCGTGCAATAGTGCTTTCTCTTACCCCGTACAAATTATTTCAGGTTGCTAATGCGATGGCTGCTAAAGCAAAACTTGTACTCCGCGAACTAAAAACCGTTAAAGCTGACCTAGCTTTTGCTAAGCAGCGATGCAGTCAGCTAGAAGAAGAGAACAAAATGTTACGTGAAACTAAGCAGAAAGGGGTCAAAACTGAAGAGGATGATGACCTGGTAAATTTTATCTTGTCCTAATTGAATTGAGTTATATTGTATCGTATGCAGTGATGACAGTACTGCTCATTCACGATTCTTAATTTTATTCACTCATTACTAGTGTAAATAGCAAAGATGGATGATATTAGATATAGTTTCATTTAAGAAAATATTGGATATAATATGACTGTTTTCTTTCTGTCTGTAACTTTGGAATCATACTACATTTTGTTGTGGTTGATTCACATGGAAGTATGTGGTATGGCTAGTCGTAGTTTATAAAATAAGAGTTGATTGATCGGTACTTTTGGCTGGCTATTCAAGCTAACTATTCATTTGAACAGATCTACCAGTGTCACTTCACCACTTTAATTGTTTCTATAGCTGATGTTTATTCTTTCGTTGAGCATAGCCTTCCCTCTTGAGGTCATACTGAAACAACCCTCCTTGAAACAGATCCGAATGCAACTGGAGGCATTGCTGGCTGAGAAATCAAGGTTGGCACAGGAGAACTCCATGTATGCCCGTGAAAACCGGTTCCTCCGTGAAATAGTAGATTTTCACCAGTTCACTGGTCACGATGTTGTCTCCTTTCGTGATAGCGAAACGAAATACAACAAACCAGAAGATAGAAGTTACAGCTATGCAGAAAATATGTTTCCAGTGGTTGATGCTTATTTGGATCAGGAAGAAGTATCCCCTGTGCCCTCCAGGTCAGAATCTCCAATTGTCAGCCGGGACGAGCCATCATCCCCAAAGTCCAGCAATTCTGTAAGCAATGCTGCCAATTCACCGAGGAACTCCTCAAAGCCAAATGAGTTGGTACCTGACAAAGATTGATGTGTGAAGGCTGGTACCCTGCTTGTTTTGGCTCGCGGCTGTCATTTGGTTGTGACAGCTGTGCATGAAGTTTTGTCCATTCATTTGTTGACATCGGTTTGCAGTTGTCGAATGTAAGTTTAGGTACAGGTTTCTGTGTTTGTGCAAGATTACGTGGTCTGGAATTTGCATATAGTGTTCATATATAGGGCAAACTTTGCAGTGATTACCTGGTTTGGAATCTGCATGCATTGTTCATGTACAGGTAAAGTTTGTACAATACGGTTTGTTCATTCATGCATGTAGTGTACGGTTGGTGAAATTGTTTTGTCTGAATAGGGAAAATGAACTTCACGTTGAACTTGGAAGAGTGGGTATATGTCATATGTGTATGTTGGTATTGGTAAATGATGATAATGGATCAAGGTTTGTGCTCTCCTATTGCTTCTTCTGAACTTTGAACTGTCTATCATGCTAAATTACACCCCAGTTCGACGGTAACAATTTCCTGATTGCCACAAATGCCTGTAAATTTCCTGCATTGCAAACAGGCGCTGTACCCTTTGCATTGCTTGATCAGTGAAGCTACATAGTCGAAGGCCCACCTAGGAAACCGTTGTAGAATTAATAGCCCACTGCCCACGGACATGCGGCACGTCGAGAACGAGGGGGTCGaccatgagagagaccatcctagCTAGTACTTCTCCATCGTTGTGCGGATCCAGAGACCACATGAATTTGTCCTTTCACTAAGATGTTCTATTTCTAGGCGTGTGACAATTTGTTGTCACCTAGTAGACCAGACAAACGAATGGCATTATTTGCTTCCAGCTTTGCCAGATTAGTTGGCCGTGTACGTGCACCAACTAATGCGATGCTCAAGAGTAACATTTGCACTTTGAACAAGAAAAACTttcagaaaaaagagaaaaaggcagGCAAACTACCGTTGGATTTAGAAGGGAAGAAAAGGTATTTGCAAGATCACATCAAAAGAGGTGAGGAATATAGGGCCGTAACCGAGGAAACTACAATGGTGCCTCGTCTCCATCCGTGAAGGCATATACCCTTTGTTCAATTTCATCCTGAATAAGCGGCACTACATCAATCAAAACTCAAAAGAgcttcatttcaaaaaaaaaaaaaaaaaccctctcATTCCTTTCCTTGCAAACACCGCTAAATGATGTTAGTTCTGGTGCCACTAGGCACTAGCATCCTTCTTTTCATATGTCAGGTGTAGGTTTCCAGCACTAATTAAGAGACTGCCTTTTTTTGTTGTAGGCGAAGGCATAGAGTATCGTTCGGGCGGTAAATGTGAAAGAAAGGTATTGGACCATGTTTGGGTGCGGTAAATCTCCGCGTTGGTATGCCGATTCGGCGTGCGGGCGGCCCGGTGTCGGCAACGCAGCGATGTGGCCTCTTCCGGCGTCGATGGCTCACCCTGGCGGCTGTAACGTTCCTGTGTGGTGTGGCGAAAGACGATGGAGGAGTATCTAGTGGTCCACCTGGTGTTGGGTGCGAGTATGCCAGCGAAGGCTTGTTTCAACCTTGGCCGGAACCGTGGACGACAACGCCCCAAGGAGTCATTACCTTGTTGGAGGCGTAGTGGGGCGATTCTCGTTCCTTGTGTGTTGGGGGGGAGGGGGGTAACTAACTGAAAAGACTAGTATGGTGAAAAGAGCTAGGGAATCCACTTATACACTTAACACCCCCTTATGTGTGACACGAAGACAAGACAATACATGTAAACAGAGAGGTATGGCTCAACAGGCTAAGGGGAGCAACATAATTTATAGAAtaaattttgaaaacaagaactcAAACTCGAGACCCTAGCCCTGATACCATATTAAGCTTTCGTGCATTAATAAACAATTTCAAAAGACCGATCTTATGGAAAAATTTAGCCAAGCTTCTATCCGTGTTGGGAAGAGCATGCACCAATTTAGCTTTTTAATCAAATAATCACGTGAAGTAGGTTCTCTTTGTGTTGCAAAATGTGAGGTGCCATGCACCTCAAGCTTTAGTTGGTCAACACTTAGAGCATGTGTAGCAGATCCTGTAACAATCGGTATTGTAAAAGTTGTTTAGGGTAAAGTGTAAATCATTTTTTACACTACGAAGGTGGACCGGGTAGAACATATACAAGATGAAACCCTAAAAAAATTTCTACCATACATGATTTATCCTTCCTCGCCGAGATCAACAGGTCGGAGCGAATCGAAAAGGTCGCAGGGCTCTGGCCGGCCGTCTACTACGACGTGGGTAAGCCGCCGCCCTACCCATAAAATGCAGTTAGATCCATAAAATGTGGAGACGATGATAGCGCGCATTACTATTTTTGTGTCATATGACCATATTTTGTTAGCCTAATTGTAGACATATTTGAATCTTGAAATGTGAGGGCGCCTTGTATGAGCGAAGTGCTGGCTCGTTGAGGTCAGTCAAGAATGGCAAACTGCAACCAAGAATGAAAAATTGACGCTAAAATCATGAATGCCAAATTGAACATCTACTAGCTGGATTGCGTCCATTGTGGATGAACATTGATGAGTGCCATTACACCGGCACCATACCTTGCTCGCTGCAGGTGCAGGACCAGTGCAAATCTCAGCGTGCACACATGAACGTATTTGTACATGCTTGGCGCCGTTTACAACGCGTGAATTTCCTCTCTGGTCCATTTCAAATCGAAGCGTTTTCTGCGAATTCTGGCGGAATTCCGTATGAAGCTCCCGCGTCCATGGCCGTAATAATATTGGATTAAGCATCTaacgctttttttttttgacaattgaTTCGATATCAATCCACGTCCTAAAGTTCAAACGAGAAAGTATCTTTCGGTATAGTTGAATAGCAGTGCTCCTGCACTGGTTCATTCGTTTTCCAGCTATTTGCAAAGTCAGCGGCTAAGCAGGATATGTGTCATGGTTACCCTTTTGTGCCACATAGGCACATACGCTCAACTCCTTTATTGAGCATTGTTAGTGGTTAAGTTTCATATCTTGGAGAGGGGCCTCATCGTGCAATAGTTCTAGTTGGGTTCTAATAATGTCACTGACCCACAGAGAGGACCATATTTCCTGGAATATTGGGAAAACGTTGATTGACAgtctctttttttttctgaaatgaaGAAGAAATGCTTAGAGGAGTTGGTTcatttatttttcaaaaaatggCACTTTATTACTCAAAGTTTGACGTAATACACCCGGTCTCTAcatagctaggatgcacacagccattccaGGTTACAATCCAAACAAAAATAGTGCAACACAAAGGACAGTTCTAAAAAAACAATCATATCATTGTGCAGGAGCCTCTATCCTTACACTATACAGCCACCTATGTTGGATAATAAACTCCTTAGCCG contains:
- the LOC124699313 gene encoding uncharacterized protein LOC124699313, with protein sequence MAYRRKQQGPVGADDRRTPQPQGSAASSYTSMDSMREPNKLGLWGSLARKAKGILDEDAAAHKFDDYGKGQTTRKPDSSIGAQAPQSRWSFDNYGGTERSEPRKRSEALAASVNQFGGRIRNALEEGLIIVDNKTSNIIEETKKIQIRRKPNGSSPYMQNPAADTFTPPSFSQKAEAAAQETQLKASRDVANAMAAKAKLVLRELKTVKADLAFAKQRCSQLEEENKMLRETKQKGVKTEEDDDLIRMQLEALLAEKSRLAQENSMYARENRFLREIVDFHQFTGHDVVSFRDSETKYNKPEDRSYSYAENMFPVVDAYLDQEEVSPVPSRSESPIVSRDEPSSPKSSNSVSNAANSPRNSSKPNELVPDKD